TTTACCGGCAACATGATCGGGCTGGCCACCAGTCAGCGTAATGAGCAAGCCATTGCCGATGGCTTTAACGACTTAGGCGCGGTGTTTAACTCCAATGTTAACCGTGACATGACCCGTTTTTCACTGCGCAGCCTAACCCGTGAACCTTTGCTGACTGCGGCGCTCGACCTATTTACAGAAGTGATTGCTGATGCCGAATTTCCAGCCGACATCATGCAACGCGATCGCGTGCGTTTGCTACAAGCTATGCAACAAGCCGACGAAGTCGCCGGTCAATATGCGCGCAAAGTGTTTTGGCAACGTCTCTATCAAGATCATCCCTATGGTCAGGATGTCGCAGGTGACAGCGAAGTTATTGAACAGCTAACGCCGATGGATCTGGATGCCTTCTATCGCCAATACTATGTGGCGCAAAATGCGCAAATTTCGATTGTCGGTGATCTCAGTCAATCGCAAGCCAAGGCGATTGCACAAGCCATCAGTGAGCGTCTAGCCAGCGGTGTTAAAGCCACCGCAATACCTACGCCAGAACCGGTAACCCCCGGATTAGAGGTGGTGGAATTTACCGCCAATCAAACTCAATACTTTGCGGGTCAGCTGGGTGTCGAACGCGGTCACCCCGACTACTATGCCTTATTTCTAGGTAATCACCTGCTCGGCGGCAGTGGTTTTGCCTCATTGCTGGTGGAAGAGGTGCGCGAAAAGCGCGGCTTGGTTTACAGCGTGTTTAGCTTTTTTGCTCCAATGCGCGAAGCCGGTCCCTGGATGATTGGCTTATCAACCGCCAATAACCAAGCGCAAGAAGCCGACCAAGTCGTTAAAGAAACGCTGCTCGGCTTCTTGGAGGATTTTGATGATGCCAAATTTGCCGACATCAAACAAAACCTACTCGGCGGCTGGCCGATGCGCTTTGATACCAACGATAAAATTCTTGGCTATCTCACCATGATTGGGTTTTATGACCTCCCGCTCGATTACTTAGAAGCCTTTCCAGCGGCCATCGAAGCACTCGAAAAAGCGGACGTACTCGCCGCCTGGCGTCAGCATATTCATCCCGACAATTTGTTTACCCTAATGGTTGGACAACCGGTGCTCGATGCCACACCATAAACCGGCATCGGCAAAAACACTGGCTACCGGCCAAGTGCGCATTATTGGCGGTGATGCGCGTGGCCGCAAGTTGCAAGTGCTCGACCAACCCGGATTGCGTCCAACCAGCGACCGAGTCCGAGAAACCCTATTCAACTGGTTGCAGTTTGATATAGCAGGCACCCGCTGCTTAGACGCCTATGCGGGCTCGGGTGCGCTCGGCTTCGAAGCCCTATCCCGCGGCGCCGCCAGCGTTACGCTGCTCGAAAAAAGTCCACAGGTTGCAAATTGCCTACAAAACAACCTTAATCAATGGCAACAAGCAGGCCTGGTTAGTCCCGACAGTCGCGTCATAATAACCGACACGCTCAAATGGCTACAAACCCAGCCAGCCAGCACGCCCAACGAACCCTTTAAGACCTATAAGCCCTATGACATCATCTTTCTCGATCCGCCTTTTATGCAAGACCTGTTGGCAAAAACACTCGACCTGCTTATCCATTCGAACTGGATTCATGCCGACACATGGCTTTACTTAGAGCACGAAAAAGGGCAAACTTGGCCTGCACTACCGGCGAACTGGCACTGTCACCGTGAAAAAACCACGGCACAAGTCGCTTTCAGCCTCTGGCGTCAACAACGCGCATCCGATTAATTCTTGTGCACCAGACTACCGAAATAACAAGGAAACCACGCTGTTATGAGCACAATTGCAGTTTACCCAGGCACCTTCGACCCGATTACCTGCGGTCACACCGACCTCATCAAACGTGCCAGTCCTTTTTACGATAAGATCATAATTGCGGTGGCGGAAAACCAAAACAAACAACCGCTATTTAGTTTAGATGAGCGCATTGTTCTGGCCCAGCAGGCCTGCTTGG
This Thiomicrospira cyclica ALM1 DNA region includes the following protein-coding sequences:
- the rsmD gene encoding 16S rRNA (guanine(966)-N(2))-methyltransferase RsmD encodes the protein MPHHKPASAKTLATGQVRIIGGDARGRKLQVLDQPGLRPTSDRVRETLFNWLQFDIAGTRCLDAYAGSGALGFEALSRGAASVTLLEKSPQVANCLQNNLNQWQQAGLVSPDSRVIITDTLKWLQTQPASTPNEPFKTYKPYDIIFLDPPFMQDLLAKTLDLLIHSNWIHADTWLYLEHEKGQTWPALPANWHCHREKTTAQVAFSLWRQQRASD
- a CDS encoding M16 family metallopeptidase; its protein translation is MNNLQRLNPLKRLKNLIAASASALMLSLSQPVLAQLDIQTWQTQEGAKVLFVATPELPMMDIELLFDAGSARDGAQPGLANFTGNMIGLATSQRNEQAIADGFNDLGAVFNSNVNRDMTRFSLRSLTREPLLTAALDLFTEVIADAEFPADIMQRDRVRLLQAMQQADEVAGQYARKVFWQRLYQDHPYGQDVAGDSEVIEQLTPMDLDAFYRQYYVAQNAQISIVGDLSQSQAKAIAQAISERLASGVKATAIPTPEPVTPGLEVVEFTANQTQYFAGQLGVERGHPDYYALFLGNHLLGGSGFASLLVEEVREKRGLVYSVFSFFAPMREAGPWMIGLSTANNQAQEADQVVKETLLGFLEDFDDAKFADIKQNLLGGWPMRFDTNDKILGYLTMIGFYDLPLDYLEAFPAAIEALEKADVLAAWRQHIHPDNLFTLMVGQPVLDATP